A stretch of Clostridium formicaceticum DNA encodes these proteins:
- a CDS encoding glutamate-5-semialdehyde dehydrogenase has product MNFVEQCKTLKKAAQVLVSIDTKSKNEALRQVAISLNQHTDYILQENAKDIENAKKNGMKESLIDRLRLTKDRIQGMVDSIATIIDLKDPVWKSNDVWTLENGLTISKMTVPIGVIGIIYESRPNVTVDAFSLTLKSGNCILLRGSSTSIHSNRALVYAIKEGLKNSDVSQEVIGFVDDTDRGIVKEMLTLNEYIDLIIPRGGKDLIDFVVKNATVPTIETGVGNCHIFVDEDTDLEKAIDIIENAKVQRPGVCNACETLLVHEKVAEVLLPKLYDRIGSKVEIRGCAAVQKWIDVKKATDEDWAEEYLDYILAVKLVKDIDEAIEHINQYGTKHSEAILTENFTHANTFLRQVDAAAVYVNASTRFTDGGEFGFGGEMGISTQKMHARGPMGLNELVTVKYTIVGNGQIRG; this is encoded by the coding sequence ATGAATTTCGTTGAACAATGTAAAACATTAAAAAAAGCAGCTCAGGTTTTAGTCAGTATAGATACAAAGTCAAAAAATGAAGCGTTACGACAAGTGGCCATCAGCTTAAATCAACATACAGATTATATTTTACAGGAAAATGCTAAAGACATCGAAAATGCCAAAAAGAATGGGATGAAGGAAAGTCTTATTGACCGTTTGCGGCTAACCAAAGATAGAATACAAGGAATGGTGGACAGTATTGCTACCATCATTGATTTGAAGGATCCAGTATGGAAAAGTAACGATGTATGGACTTTGGAAAATGGTTTAACCATTAGTAAAATGACAGTGCCTATAGGGGTAATTGGTATCATTTATGAATCAAGACCTAATGTAACAGTAGATGCTTTTTCTTTAACTTTGAAGAGTGGAAATTGTATTCTGCTAAGGGGAAGTTCTACTTCTATTCATTCCAATAGAGCATTAGTATATGCTATTAAAGAAGGATTAAAAAACAGTGATGTATCTCAAGAGGTGATCGGGTTTGTTGATGATACAGATCGAGGCATTGTCAAGGAAATGTTAACCTTAAATGAATATATTGACTTAATTATTCCTAGAGGTGGTAAGGATTTAATTGATTTTGTCGTAAAAAATGCTACGGTACCTACGATAGAGACGGGTGTAGGAAATTGCCATATCTTTGTAGACGAAGATACTGACTTAGAAAAAGCTATCGATATTATCGAAAATGCTAAAGTACAGCGTCCAGGGGTTTGTAATGCTTGTGAAACCTTATTGGTGCATGAAAAAGTTGCTGAGGTGTTGTTACCTAAGTTATATGACCGTATAGGAAGCAAGGTAGAAATTCGTGGCTGTGCAGCAGTACAAAAATGGATAGATGTAAAGAAGGCAACGGATGAAGACTGGGCAGAAGAATATTTAGATTATATTTTAGCAGTAAAATTGGTAAAAGATATAGATGAGGCTATTGAACATATTAACCAGTATGGCACGAAACATTCAGAGGCAATTTTGACAGAAAATTTTACTCATGCCAACACCTTCTTAAGACAAGTGGATGCTGCTGCGGTCTACGTCAACGCTTCTACTAGATTTACAGACGGAGGAGAATTTGGTTTTGGAGGAGAAATGGGTATTAGCACCCAGAAAATGCATGCTAGAGGGCCTATGGGATTAAATGAGCTGGTAACAGTAAAGTATACCATTGTGGGTAATGGACAAATTAGAGGATAG
- the lon gene encoding endopeptidase La codes for MVEKETSISTRTIPLIPLRGLNVFPYMVIHFDVGRERSINALEEAMVNDQLVFLVAQKEAEVNAPTLEDLYEVGTIAKIKQMLKLPGDTIRVLVEGISRGKIVDVLQETPYFQVEIEEKTYKSEMKVDSETEALMRSVVDSFEEYVEVSNKISSEILITIAEIEMPGRLADTIASNIFIKPAQKQEILEAFDPLERLETLYKILLEEIEILEIEKKINNRVKKQINKVQKEYYLREQLKAIQKELGEDEGIVEEVAEYKEKLNKLKFPKDIHEKIDREIDRLLKLSPASAETGVIRNYIDWALNLPWTKETKDKLELKKSAEILDEDHYGLTKVKERILEYLAIRQLAKSMKGPVLCLVGPPGVGKTSIAKSIARSLNRKFVRMSLGGVRDEAEIRGHRRTYVGAIPGRIISSIRQAGTKNPLFLLDEIDKLASDFRGDPASALLEVLDPEQNHDFTDHFMEMPFNLSKVMFITTANTLDTIPRPLLDRMEVIRIAGYTEEEKLNIASRYLLPKQIKEHGLKSEMLKVSEKALRDIINYYTREAGVRNLERQIANLCRKVAKRVVEEKLKMIRISPANLAKYLGKPIYRYEMANQKDEVGMVRGLAWTMVGGDTLSIEVTPMKGNGKLVLTGQLGDVMKESARAGISYIRSREEALKIDPEFHNNLDIHIHIPEGATPKDGPSAGITMATAVISALTNTPVYKDVAMTGEITLRGRVLPVGGIKEKVLAANRAGIRKVLLPVENKRDLEEIPENVKKKMEFVFVDHMDEVLEHALKRSVKNED; via the coding sequence ATGGTAGAAAAAGAAACCTCTATTTCAACGCGTACAATTCCTTTGATTCCTTTGAGGGGATTAAACGTCTTCCCATATATGGTGATACACTTCGATGTAGGTAGAGAGCGATCTATTAATGCATTAGAGGAAGCCATGGTAAATGACCAATTAGTTTTTCTAGTTGCTCAGAAGGAAGCTGAAGTTAATGCCCCTACTCTTGAGGACCTCTATGAAGTCGGTACGATTGCAAAAATCAAGCAAATGTTAAAATTACCTGGGGATACCATAAGAGTACTGGTGGAGGGAATTTCTAGAGGAAAGATTGTTGATGTACTACAAGAAACACCGTATTTTCAAGTAGAAATAGAAGAGAAAACCTATAAAAGTGAAATGAAAGTAGATAGTGAGACAGAAGCGTTGATGCGTAGTGTGGTAGACTCCTTTGAGGAGTATGTAGAAGTGAGCAATAAAATTTCTTCAGAAATTCTTATTACCATAGCAGAAATAGAAATGCCTGGAAGACTGGCGGATACCATTGCCTCAAATATTTTTATTAAGCCAGCACAAAAACAAGAAATCCTAGAAGCATTTGACCCTCTTGAAAGACTAGAGACTCTTTATAAGATTTTGCTAGAAGAAATTGAAATCTTAGAGATAGAGAAAAAGATCAATAATCGTGTGAAAAAACAAATTAATAAGGTACAAAAAGAATACTACCTGCGAGAGCAGCTAAAGGCAATACAAAAAGAGCTGGGAGAAGATGAGGGGATTGTAGAGGAAGTAGCTGAATATAAGGAGAAACTTAATAAATTAAAGTTTCCTAAAGATATTCATGAAAAAATTGATAGAGAAATTGATCGACTGTTAAAATTATCACCTGCTTCAGCAGAGACAGGAGTAATTCGCAATTACATAGACTGGGCTTTAAATCTTCCTTGGACAAAGGAAACCAAAGATAAGTTGGAACTCAAGAAGTCAGCTGAAATTTTAGATGAAGACCACTATGGTTTGACAAAAGTAAAGGAAAGAATTTTAGAATATTTAGCGATACGTCAACTGGCAAAATCCATGAAGGGACCTGTTTTATGTTTAGTAGGTCCTCCAGGCGTAGGAAAAACATCTATTGCAAAGTCTATTGCTCGATCTCTTAACAGAAAGTTTGTCAGAATGTCTTTAGGGGGAGTAAGGGATGAAGCAGAAATAAGAGGACATAGAAGAACCTATGTAGGTGCTATTCCTGGTAGAATTATTTCTTCTATTCGTCAAGCAGGAACAAAGAATCCGCTATTTTTATTAGATGAAATTGATAAGCTAGCCAGTGATTTTAGGGGAGACCCTGCATCCGCTCTTTTAGAGGTGTTGGATCCAGAGCAAAATCATGATTTTACAGATCATTTTATGGAGATGCCCTTTAATCTTTCAAAAGTGATGTTTATAACAACTGCAAATACTTTAGATACCATACCAAGACCATTATTGGATCGTATGGAGGTCATTAGAATTGCAGGTTATACAGAGGAAGAAAAGTTAAATATTGCTTCTAGATATTTATTGCCTAAACAAATCAAGGAGCACGGTTTGAAATCAGAAATGCTGAAGGTGTCTGAAAAAGCTTTAAGGGACATTATTAATTATTATACGAGAGAAGCTGGAGTAAGAAATTTAGAAAGACAAATAGCCAATTTATGTCGAAAAGTAGCAAAAAGAGTGGTAGAAGAGAAATTAAAGATGATTCGTATTTCACCTGCTAATCTAGCAAAATATTTAGGGAAGCCAATTTATCGCTATGAAATGGCTAATCAAAAAGACGAGGTGGGAATGGTAAGAGGCTTGGCGTGGACAATGGTAGGTGGAGATACATTATCTATTGAAGTAACACCTATGAAGGGCAATGGTAAATTAGTATTAACAGGCCAATTGGGAGATGTCATGAAGGAATCTGCTAGAGCAGGTATTAGTTATATTCGATCAAGGGAAGAAGCATTGAAGATCGATCCAGAATTTCATAATAATTTGGATATTCATATTCATATTCCTGAAGGAGCTACACCGAAGGATGGCCCTTCTGCCGGTATTACTATGGCTACTGCGGTAATTTCTGCCCTGACAAATACACCAGTCTATAAAGATGTTGCTATGACAGGAGAAATTACCCTAAGAGGTCGGGTGCTGCCAGTAGGAGGTATTAAAGAAAAGGTATTAGCTGCCAATAGAGCAGGTATCAGGAAAGTGTTGTTACCTGTGGAGAACAAAAGAGATTTAGAGGAAATTCCAGAAAATGTAAAGAAAAAAATGGAATTTGTCTTTGTAGATCATATGGATGAAGTACTGGAGCATGCTTTAAAAAGGAGCGTAAAAAATGAAGATTAA
- the rd gene encoding rubredoxin, with protein MKKYVCTPCGYVYDPEVGDPDSGVAAGTAFEDIPDDWVCPICGVGKDMFEPEE; from the coding sequence ATGAAAAAATACGTATGTACACCATGTGGTTATGTTTATGATCCTGAGGTAGGAGATCCAGATTCAGGTGTTGCAGCTGGAACAGCCTTCGAGGATATTCCTGATGATTGGGTTTGTCCTATCTGTGGGGTTGGTAAGGATATGTTCGAACCAGAAGAGTAA
- the yihA gene encoding ribosome biogenesis GTP-binding protein YihA/YsxC, translating into MKIKTSDFVTSAVAPSQYPEGLLPEIALVGRSNVGKSSTINTMLGRKKLARISATPGKTRTINFFMINQEFYLVDLPGYGYAKVSKTEKASWGKTMETYLANRQNLQEVILLVDIRHEPTNDDKMMYDWLKHFGYGSIVIATKLDKISKSQLQKHLKIIRQKLQMEKEDHILPISSLKKQGVEEVWNRIETLFIERQLPITIEEAPK; encoded by the coding sequence ATGAAGATTAAAACCTCTGACTTTGTTACCAGTGCGGTGGCTCCCAGTCAGTATCCTGAAGGCTTATTACCGGAAATTGCATTGGTAGGTAGATCTAATGTTGGAAAATCCTCCACCATTAATACCATGTTAGGGAGAAAAAAATTGGCCAGGATAAGTGCTACACCAGGAAAAACACGAACCATCAATTTTTTTATGATTAATCAGGAATTTTACCTAGTAGATTTGCCGGGATATGGTTATGCAAAAGTATCAAAAACAGAAAAAGCATCTTGGGGCAAAACCATGGAGACTTACTTAGCCAATAGACAGAACCTTCAAGAAGTAATTTTGTTAGTAGATATAAGGCATGAGCCTACCAATGATGACAAAATGATGTATGATTGGTTAAAGCACTTTGGTTATGGCAGCATAGTAATTGCCACTAAACTTGATAAAATTTCTAAGTCCCAGCTGCAAAAACATCTTAAAATTATTCGACAAAAACTACAAATGGAGAAGGAAGATCATATTTTGCCGATATCTTCTTTGAAAAAGCAAGGCGTGGAGGAAGTTTGGAATCGTATTGAGACGTTATTTATAGAAAGGCAGTTACCTATTACGATAGAAGAAGCTCCAAAGTAA
- the proB gene encoding glutamate 5-kinase has product MMKELINNSKKIVIKIGSNTLANQDGTICKSFLQNLSKQVSCLKEEGKQVVIVSSGARIAGVATLAKWMRKEDIHYKQALCAIGQVELMDAYRRVFEEEHIHIGQMLLTRDDFLDPHRTLNIRNTLFTLVDEGVVPIINENDTVSVEEIKIGDNDTLAALTTNLWNADLLILFSDIDGIYNKNPKTYANAELIEEVTDIDELLKTIEIGTVNDFGTGGIATKIEAAKKVNTYGIPMILANGKKENILLRLLDGTEKATVFLVNN; this is encoded by the coding sequence ATGATGAAGGAGCTTATCAATAACAGCAAAAAAATTGTTATTAAAATTGGCAGTAATACATTAGCAAATCAAGATGGTACAATATGCAAATCTTTTTTACAAAATCTAAGTAAACAGGTAAGTTGCTTAAAGGAAGAAGGGAAACAAGTTGTCATCGTATCTTCAGGAGCAAGAATTGCTGGTGTAGCAACCTTAGCAAAATGGATGCGAAAAGAAGATATCCATTATAAGCAGGCATTATGTGCTATCGGACAGGTGGAGTTGATGGATGCCTACAGAAGAGTTTTTGAAGAAGAGCATATTCATATTGGACAGATGCTGTTAACAAGAGATGACTTTTTAGATCCACATCGAACGCTAAATATAAGAAATACGCTTTTTACTTTAGTAGATGAGGGTGTAGTTCCTATTATCAATGAAAATGATACTGTAAGTGTGGAAGAAATAAAAATTGGAGATAATGATACCTTAGCGGCTTTGACAACAAACCTTTGGAATGCAGATCTTCTTATTCTTTTTAGTGATATTGACGGTATTTATAATAAGAATCCGAAAACCTATGCAAATGCTGAACTTATAGAGGAAGTCACTGATATTGATGAACTGTTAAAAACCATTGAAATTGGAACAGTAAATGATTTTGGTACAGGGGGGATTGCTACAAAAATAGAAGCTGCTAAGAAGGTAAATACCTATGGGATACCTATGATTCTGGCGAATGGAAAAAAGGAAAATATTTTATTAAGATTATTAGATGGTACGGAAAAAGCAACAGTATTTTTGGTGAATAATTAA